A portion of the Cydia fagiglandana chromosome 7, ilCydFagi1.1, whole genome shotgun sequence genome contains these proteins:
- the LOC134665804 gene encoding uncharacterized protein LOC134665804 → MSQLQAGQQLVKKTMDEMIQQKQSTEKVTIQARQEFSESFQSSYEEEFEEEIHIDAHGNQVSKRIESSSESSEHSKSADVRVKASGLNNEQVQALTDCANQAGQLALDSKPAN, encoded by the coding sequence ATGTCTCAACTGCAAGCCGGTCAGCAGCTGGTAAAGAAGACCATGGATGAGATGATCCAACAAAAACAATCCACAGAAAAGGTTACCATTCAAGCAAGACAAGAGTTCAGCGAGAGTTTCCAATCAAGTTACGAAGAAGAATTTGAAGAGGAGATTCACATCGATGCGCACGGAAACCAGGTGTCGAAGAGAATTGAATCCAGCAGTGAGAGCTCTGAGCATTCTAAGAGCGCTGATGTCCGGGTGAAGGCTTCGGGACTCAACAATGAACAAGTACAAGCACTCACGGACTGCGCAAACCAGGCGGGACAACTAGCCCTGGACTCTAAACCCGCAAACTGA